In a genomic window of Trichoderma atroviride chromosome 4, complete sequence:
- a CDS encoding uncharacterized protein (EggNog:ENOG41): MEYEMDQASLDLIIQLQLEDAQSMAKGKYQEGKAPDFDLALELFNSELASFHAFIHDREMSRSLARAVVSDADVIRELVNEEEQATRDRMLALHGFDENNIARDNLFPPRQPPDTASLKENISDEMVNKLIFLFHDDGGPSPIAESSRMGERANRSMTKVSNRRRCIVCNEDFPFVDTLRCPCSHDYCRECLSNYISKAINDESIFPPSMLWENDSSRRC; this comes from the coding sequence ATGGAATACGAGATGGACCAGGCAAGTCTTGATCTCATCATCCAGCTTCAGTTGGAAGATGCCCAAAGCATGGCCAAGGGAAAGTACCAGGAGGGCAAGGCTCCCGATTTCGACCTGGCGCTTGAGCTTTTCAACTCCGAGCTCGCCTCGTTCCATGCCTTTATCCACGATCGAGAAATGAGTCGCAGCCTGGCTCGTGCCGTTGTGAGCGACGCGGACGTCATTAGAGAGCTCGTCAACGAAGAGGAACAAGCGACACGCGATCGGATGCTTGCGCTCCATGGCTTTGATGAGAATAACATTGCAAGGGACAACCTCTTTCCCCCGAGACAGCCACCGGATACGGCTTCCTTGAAAGAGAACATCTCTGATGAAATGGTCAACAAACTCATATTTCTATTTCACGATGATGGCGGGCCTTCACCTATTGCCGAGTCATCTAGGATGGGTGAACGAGCTAATCGGTCGATGACCAAAGTGAGCAACAGACGTCGCTGCATTGTTTGCAATGAAGATTTCCCATTCGTCGACACGCTGCGATGCCCGTGCTCTCACGATTATTGTCGCGAATGCCTGTCCAATTACATTAGTAAAGCAATAAACGACGAGTCCATATTCCCCCCCTCGATGCTGTGGGAAAACGATTCCTCTCGACGGTGTTAA
- a CDS encoding uncharacterized protein (EggNog:ENOG41~TransMembrane:3 (i675-695o701-723i743-761o)): MTQELKPDFDPETKQGRKLSYTSTKIRTNILKRFTTKNTQSNQRMLTSLRSPTGTEFLLRLEDTVLFDADNLGLFEKTTTPANTNGWDNKIDVWKSMIDFQMDQLGSEDIDWIHPLQFAQAMMMSAKDWDIGSTPKDQMTKMFDFSKSVLLESSSCNGLFPGQLDENKESALFSEELESEDYWNTTFELPYILWTYRMQPKIASRTLPRQRLTKSRPTSNAEYQEGFTDDNNIPFDNIVDARNIVEYTDEWMYNEPKFFGLEYGDLKSSVEKFRANKKDIHVKVMLKIIRNQAQHPDGKVKGYLIDVPKSKSLREKDEYTTPKISGTQISKNSEMYGLLAKKRLPEEAKKRLVHFYGPNRETALICYLASSEQDEISIFFQRHALYDKYFFDETTPILNTWETELHLSFYRITDENSTPKAPGISPQDKIEFPHSYQQSESKWIGRAVMSFRFDGDVFDRYWTCHFFECGSQRAENEGDFESLGIPNLKTAKNSSKEHPWKQRQVLELLLFDEILREMLKSTQHILKSAKGEVLRNPKKNPSSNAQTISLTSPLSDPLDLFQEVNGAVFDSTTQLWRKLHHILQVVEDDLSENLTIIGHWKDRQASRAPNRPRWTLKDERGYRSDIYKLLASNEQKIIKLKRCYADIESFKTLLSKRLEITRQDLDLRRANDLRLFTYVTVVFLPISFATGVFSMSDAPTAGIMGSMATTATVALLVTVVLLFNAKSLEAYLAQPLLSLFRRVFYNPIISPCVYFLARYLFFPLHSSLPDNILPPGKVKGFLTRLSQIGAISEARRDFFATAESRLEEGNPHADPARSSQLSSSQSSTIAQSEEGVLAKTSSERSGSDPSSMTTTLQ; this comes from the coding sequence ATGACCCAGGAGCTTAAACCTGATTTCGACCCTGAGACGAAGCAGGGTCGAAAATTGAGCTACACATCCACCAAGATTAGGACCAACATACTCAAAAGATTTACTACGAAAAACACACAGTCCAACCAGCGCATGCTCACGAGTTTACGCAGCCCCACCGGAACggaatttcttcttcgattggAAGATACAGTACTTTTTGACGCCGATAATTTGGGGCTATTTGAAAAAACTACAACACCAGCAAACACAAACGGGTGGGATAACAAGATTGACGTTTGGAAGAGCATGATAGACTTCCAGATGGATCAACTAGGAAGTGAGGATATTGATTGGATACACCCATTACAATTCGCGCAGGCAATGATGATGTCCGCGAAAGATTGGGATATTGGCTCCACGCCGAAAGACCAAATGACCAAAATGTTCGATTTTTCAAAATCGGTTCTACTTGAAAGTTCTTCTTGTAACGGACTATTTCCGGGACAGCTGGACGAGAATAAAGAGTCTGCACTGTTCAGcgaagagcttgaaagcGAAGACTACTGGAACACTACTTTTGAGTTACCATATATCTTATGGACCTACCGAATGCAACCAAAAATTGCTTCACGCACTCTACCGCGTCAGCGCCTTACTAAGTCTCGACCAACTTCGAATGCAGAGTACCAGGAAGGCTTCACGGATGACAATAATATACCATTCGACAACATCGTTGACGCTAGAAACATTGTGGAGTATACAGACGAGTGGATGTATAATGAGCCTAAGTTTTTTGGTCTCGAGTACGGTGATCTAAAGTCTTCCGTCGAAAAATTCCGTGCAAATAAAAAGGACATTCATGTGAAAGTCATGCTGAAAATTATTAGAAACCAAGCTCAACATCCTGATGGCAAAGTTAAAGGATACCTCATTGATGTGCCGAAATCCAAATCTCTCCGGGAGAAGGACGAATATACTACACCGAAAATTTCCGGAACGCAAATCTCCAAAAACTCCGAAATGTACGGTCTTCTAGCAAAGAAACGATTGCCAgaggaggcaaagaagagacttGTTCATTTTTATGGCCCAAATAGAGAGACCGCGTTGATATGCTATCTTGCCTCGTCGGAACAGGATGAgatttcaattttttttcaaaGACATGCCTTGTATGACAAGTATTTCTTTGATGAAACAACGCCAATACTCAATACATGGGAAACCGAGCTTCATCTATCTTTCTATCGAATTACCGATGAAAATAGCACCCCCAAAGCTCCTGGTATTTCCCCACAAGATAAGATTGAGTTCCCGCATAGTTATCAGCAGAGCGAGAGTAAGTGGATAGGCCGAGCTGTAATGAGCTTTAGGTTCGACGGCGACGTATTCGATCGTTATTGGACATGCCACTTTTTTGAATGCGGGTCGCAGCGGGCAGAAAACGAGGGAGATTTTGAATCGCTTGGCATACCCAATCTCAAAACGGCTAAAAACTCTTCGAAAGAACATCCTTGGAAGCAACGACAGGTTTTGGAACTGTTATTATTTGATGAGATTTTACGGGAAATGCTAAAGAGTACTCAACATATCCTTAAAAGCGCCAAGGGTGAAGTCCTAAGAAATCCTAAGAAAAATCCTTCTTCAAATGCACAAACAATCAGTCTCACATCGCCACTCTCAGATCCGCTTGATTTGTTTCAAGAAGTTAATGGTGCCGTATTTGATTCTACGACCCAATTATGGCGCAAATTACACCATATACTGCAAGTTGTGGAAGACGATCTCAGCGAAAATTTAACAATTATTGGGCACTGGAAGGATCGACAGGCAAGCCGAGCACCCAACCGACCGCGATGGACTCTCAAGGATGAACGCGGTTATCGAAGTGATATATATAAGCTTCTTGCATCAAATGAACAAAAAATCATCAAGTTGAAGCGCTGTTACGCCGACATCGAGTCGTTCAAGACGCTGCTGTCGAAGAGATTGGAGATTACACGCCAAGACTTGGACCTGCGCCGTGCCAACGATCTTCGACTCTTTACGTACGTAACGGTGGTATTTCTCCCCATCAGCTTCGCTACTGGCGTGTTCAGCATGAGCGACGCACCGACGGCGGGAATTATGGGCAGCATGGCTACAACCGCAACTGTTGCTCTGTTGGTGACCGTGGTGCTCTTGTTCAATGCCAAATCTTTGGAGGCGTACCTGGCGCAGCCACTGTTATCCCTCTTCCGCCGAGTATTCTACAATCCTATAATTAGCCCGTGTGTTTACTTCCTTGCGCGTTACTTGTTTTTCCCTCTCCACAGCTCGTTGCCGGATAACATACTGCCTCCAGGAAAGGTCAAAGGTTTTCTTACGAGACTTTCGCAAATTGGTGCGATAAGTGAAGCACGGAGAGATTTTTTCGCGACCGCTGAGAGCCGTTTAGAGGAGGGGAATCCTCACGCAGACCCGGCGAGATCCTCCCAGCTGTCGTCATCTCAAAGTTCCACGATTGCACAGAGCGAAGAAGGCGTACTTGCTAAGACATCATCAGAAAGATCAGGATCAGATCCTTCATCGATGACAACAACCCTTCAATAG
- a CDS encoding uncharacterized protein (EggNog:ENOG41~TransMembrane:4 (i29-55o155-180i201-222o255-278i)) yields the protein MATTRSGTSSSSSTTIISVRRFHRGWQRFVPFLGYHHVLMILIVVAIILLSLLLAGCSSSSPLIPGIFLLSIYYKSYEAHPDTAQVDYSFYTAMQRLTGNAGLQARVGYFGICVNPDGGSWLCSNNATALAREVSVDQDPLNLIWLAAQFKDMIVFPYLIIIAIIFAFICLLLLATFPGWHEEEDSEGSEREVKPFPSRPVSQIALAIIFIASIFVLVSVLWQHTASVAASVIAQDFGNGVVKSGVGTSAMVMGWFAFTLLIIVTIGLLVMILSIRVLSSMV from the exons ATGGCGACGACTCGGTCGGGTacgagctccagctccagtaCCACGATCATCTCGGTGCGCCGATTCCATCGAGGATGGCAGA GATTCGTCCCGTTTCTCGGGTACCACCACGTGCTGATGATTCTGATCGTCGTCGCAATCATTCTACTAT cgctgctgcttgccggctgctcgtcttcatcgcctctaATCCCCGGCATCTTCCTGCTTTCCATCTACTACAAGTCTTACGAGGCTCACCCCGATACCGCGCAAGTTGATTACAGCTTCTACACTGCGATGCAGCGCCTCACTGGAAACGCCGGACTGCAGGCTCGCGTTGGTTACTTTGGCATCTGCGTCAACCCGGATGGTGGCTCGTGGCTTTGTAGTAACAATGCGACAGCCCTGGCCAGAGAAGTCTCAGTTGACCAAGACCCcctcaatctcatctggcTGGCTGCCCAGTTCAAGGATATGATTGTATTTCCATACTTGAT CATTATTGCCATCATTTTTGCCTTCATCTGTCTGCTCCTCCTCGCTACCTTTCCTGGATGgcacgaggaagaagattctGAAGGATCCGAGCGCGAGGTCAAGCCGTTTCCCTCCCGTCCCGTCTCGCAAATCGCcctggccatcatcttcatcgcttccATCTTCGTTCTCGTCTCGGTCCTCTGGCAGCACACCGCATCCGTCGCAGCATCCGTCATCGCACAAGACTTTGGAAATGGCGTTGTCAAGAGTGGTGTCGGCACCAGCGCCATGGTAATGGGCTGGTTCGCATTCACGCTactcatcatcgtcaccatcgGCCTGCTCGTAATGATCTTGAGTATACGCGTCCTGAGTTCGATGGTGTGA
- a CDS encoding uncharacterized protein (CAZy:GH47~SECRETED:SignalP(1-26)), translating into MARRRYRLFTICAAFVLFLLYRVSQNAWEDSSRYASLKYPPSADSPAAPPAVAPESRPKPAPKLDTEPESKAKTEAEPDAPKSKPKPESKPESKPEPKKPESKPATEPVASQPKQGKLDDDEEPGIKLPTLKDLDYSKPPINGKASASNANTADDDDEEINGIHQKNPPKTPPATPVDHRTHWHPAEEHFPLPPESIISLPTGKPLKVPRVQHEFGGESPEAKSRRVNRQQRVQKEIARAWSGYRKFAWMHDELSPVSNKYRDPFCGWAATLVDSLDTLWIAGLKEEFDEAAKAVKEIDFTTTPRNNIPVFETTIRYLGGLLGAFDVSGGHDGAYPWLLTKAVELAEILMGIFDTPNRMPVLYYQWQPEYASQSHRAGSVGIAELGTLSMEFTRLAQLTSEMKFYDAVDRITDALVDLQLRGTSIPGLFPENLDASGCNHTATALRDQLSKAAQKQMEEDVSEAPVGYVPGQKLDSKPATGETGTQVAQAAEENEFIVGKFGADDALAKLQAADEARAKAMDKSTEKPAEKPNGFVVGKIGSEDPRDKQAPAGPTDTESKGFVVGKMGSEEPPVKHMPAAEAPGKFVVGKIGSEDPKDDKQPSNASGAKKSEFVVGKTGAENPDYAKQGPREDDKTETRPSDSLRRRNVPPSERPLDKSSQVPPVKAKRRGTPPFGADGSTSKWDCVPQGIVTGGYGFEQYHMGGGQDSAYEYFPKEYLLLGGLESKYKKLYEDTIEATNEWLLYRPMVDGDWDILFPAKVSTNGNPSQDLSATFEVTHLTCFIGGMYGLGGKIFGREKDLEIAKQLTDGCVWAYQSTVSGIMPEGSQVLPCPTMEKCEFNQTLWYETLDPSKDWRDQQMAEWKEQVAEIEKKQGKKVQLTSDGDPRRTGDKEKETAGDALQQSAKDFASPGDSPANPTKPLRKRAAVPAPAYEDFDVGSELPQSLKDKIGLKGDAEKKPVKEEVGIQRDPDAPIDSVLEANRLPPKEFDEQQVIMPERPQSHEEFVKSRIKDWGFAPGVTQITSRQYILRPEAIESVWYMYRITGDPTWMEKGWKMFEATIQATRTEIANSAIDDVNSDEPGLKDEMESFWLAETLKYYYLLFSEPSVISLDEWVLNTEAHPFKRPGGSVIGHSI; encoded by the exons ATGGCACGACGCAGGTATCGGCTGTTTACGATTTGCGCAGCGTTTGTGCTCTTCCTGCTCTACCGGGTCTCGCAGAATGCCTGGGAGGACTCTTCGCGTTATGCCAGCCTGAAGTATCCTCCCTCTGCGGACTCGCCCGCTGCACCGCCAGCTGTGGCGCCAGAGAGCCGGCCGAAGCCTGCCCCGAAGCTCGACACCGAACCAGagtccaaggccaagacagaGGCCGAGCCTGACGCTCCAAAATCCAAGCCAAAGCCCGAATCCAAGCCCGAATCCAAGCCCGAACCTAAGAAGCCCGAGTCCAAGCCGGCAACGGAACCTGTTGCCAGCCAGCCGAAGCAGGGCAAGctggacgacgatgaggagcCCGGCATCAAACTTCCTACGCTCAAGGATCTTGACTACTCGAAACCACCAATCAATGGCAAGGCTTCTGCCTCCAATGCCAATAcggccgatgatgacgacgaagaaataAACGGTATTCATCAGAAGAACCCGCCCAAGACCCCTCCAGCAACACCGGTTGACCACCGCACTCACTGGCACCCCGCGGAGGAGCACTTCCCATTGCCTCCCGAGTCCATCATCAGTCTCCCCACGGGGAAGCCGCTCAAAGTACCCCGAGTTCAGCACGAGTTTGGCGGCGAGTCGCCCGAAGCCAAATCCAGACGAGTCAATCGACAACAGCGAGTTCAGAAAGAGATTGCGCGAGCATGGTCGGGCTACAGGAAGTTTGCGTGGATGCATGACGAGCTTTCGCCCGTCTCTAATAAGTATCGCGATCCCTTTTGCGGCTGGGCTGCTACCCTGGTCGATTCCTTGGATACGCTCTGGATTGCAGGCCTCAAGGAAGAATTCGACGAAGCAGCCAAGGCGGTCAAAGAGATTGACTTTACAACCACTCCTCGCAACAACATTCCTGTATTCGAAACCACGATTCGATATCTTGGCGGCCTGCTCGGCGCCTTCGATGTCAGCGGTGGCCATGATGGTGCTTACCCCTGGCTTCTCACAAAGGCCGTTGAGCTTGCTGAGATCCTCATGGGGATATTCGATACACCGAATCGAATGCCTGTTCTGTACTACCAGTGGCAGCCGGAATACGcctctcaatctcatcgcgCCGGCTCTGTTGGCATAGCGGAGCTTGGAACTCTGTCAATGGAGTTTACACGCCTGGCGCAGCTAACCAGCGAAATGAAATTCTACGACGCCGTGGATCGCATTACTGACGCCCTGGTTGACTTACAATTGAGGGGCACTTCTATTCCTGGCTTGTTTCCCGAGAATCTCGATGCCTCTGGCTGCAACCACACTGCAACGGCTCTCCGCGATCAACTTAGCAAAGCGGCACAGAAGCAAATGGAGGAAGATGTCTCCGAGGCGCCGGTTGGGTATGTGCCCGGCCAGAAGCTCGATTCAAAGCCAGCGACCGGCGAAACAGGCACCCAAGTGGCTCAGGCTGCGGAGGAAAATGAGTTTATTGTTGGAAAATTCGGTGCCGATGACGCGCTCGCCAAATTGCAGGCTGCCGATGAGGCAAgagcaaaggccatggaCAAATCTACAGAGAAGCCCGCCGAGAAACCAAATGGCTTCGTGGTTGGAAAAATTGGCTCTGAGGACCCAAGAGACAAGCAAGCACCCGCTGGCCCAACTGATACAGAATCCAAGGGCTTCGTTGTTGGTAAGATGGGAAGCGAGGAACCGCCGGTCAAGCATatgcctgctgctgaagcgccTGGCAAATTTGTTGTTGGCAAAATTGGATCAGAGGACCCCAAGGACGATAAACAGCCCTCCAACGCATCCGGGGCGAAGAAGTCAGAATTCGTTGTCGGTAAAACCGGCGCTGAAAACCCGGATTATGCCAAACAAGGTCCTCGTGAAGACGATAAAACAGAGACTCGCCCGTCTGACTCTCTCCGTCGCCGAAATGTGCCGCCAAGTGAAAGGCCTTTGGACAAGTCGAGTCAAGTACCACCTGTGAAGGCAAAGCGTCGAGGAACGCCACCTTTTGGAGCAGACGGTTCTACATCTAAATGGGACTGCGTTCCTCAAGGCATAGTAACTGGTGGGTACGGATTCGAACAATACCACATGGGAGGTGGCCAAGATTCGGCATATGAGTACTTCCCAAAAGAATATCTCCTCCTCGGTGGACTGGAATCCAAGTACAAGAAGCTGTACGAGGACACTATCGAGGCGACCAATGAGTGGCTCCTCTATAGACCCATGGTAGATGGCGATTGGGACATCCTCTTTCCTGCCAAGGTCAGCACGAATGGAAATCCTTCCCAAGACCTGAGCGCTACGTTTGAAGTTACGCACTTGACGTGCTTTATTGGCGGCATGTACGGTCTGGGCGGCAAGATCTTTGGCCGAGAGAAGGATCTTGAGATTGCCAAGCAGCTGACCGATGGCTGTGTTTGGGCCTATCAGTCAACCGTCTCTGGCATCATGCCGGAAGGATCTCAAGTCTTACCTTGTCCAACGATGGAGAAGTGCGAGTTCAACCAGACACTCTGGTACGAGACGTTGGACCCGTCAAAGGACTGGAGAGACCAGCAAATGGCTGAGTGGAAAGAACAAGTagccgagattgagaagaagcaaggaaaGAAGGTCCAGCTTACATCCGATGGCGACCCCAGAAGGACTGGCgataaagaaaaggagaCTGCGGGTgatgctctgcagcaaaGTGCAAAGGATTTTGCCTCACCAGGCGACTCCCCTGCCAACCCCACTAAACCTCTTCGCAAAAGGGCGGCAGTTCCAGCACCGGCATATGAAGATTTCGACGTTGGCTCGGAGCTTCCGCAGTcgctcaaggacaagattGGCCTCAAgggcgatgccgagaagaagccagtgAAAGAAGAGGTTGGTATCCAACGAGACCCCGACGCGCCCATTGACTCGGTTTTGGAAGCCAACAGGCTGCCCCCTAAGGAGTTTGATGAACAACAAGTGATTATGCCTGAACGGCCGCAGTCGCATGAGGAGTTTGTAAAGTCGAGGATCAAGGACTGGGGTTTTGCTCCTGGTGTTACTCAGATTACATCAAGACAGTATATTCTCCG ACCCGAAGCCATTGAATCAGTATGGTACATGTACCGCATCACCGGCGACCCCACGTGGATGGAAAAAGGCTGGAAGATGTTCGAGGCCACCATCCAGGCCACGCGCACCGAGATTGCCAACAGCGCCATTGACGACGTCAACAGCGATGAGCCGGGACTcaaggacgagatggagagctTCTGGCTCGCCGAGACGCTCAAGTACTACTACTTGCTGTTCTCGGAGCCGAGCGTCATTAGCCTGGACGAGTGGGTGCTCAACACCGAGGCCCATCCTTTCAAGAGGCCTGGGGGTAGCGTCATTGGACACAGTATCTAA